One window from the genome of Nicotiana sylvestris chromosome 9, ASM39365v2, whole genome shotgun sequence encodes:
- the LOC138878258 gene encoding uncharacterized protein codes for MRSIAQSLKNIQGLSRQKSAYYADLCMFPHVHLPLGFKTPKFEKYDGNEDPIAHLKRYCNQLRGAGEKEKLLMAYFRESLVGITSEWYMDQDMSRWHIWDDLARDFVRQFQYNIDIAPNRNSLSNLKKKSSESFPEYVVKWREQAARVKPPMDETEMVSVFLQSQDADYFQNMMSVMGKPFVEAIKIGEMVKNGLKTRCILSQSAIRATSQAIQGGSGGVANRKKKEEVAMAASKQKQIVLKDEEIPNVSNNPLPAHNNGPVIGMICEDKEFDPTLKAIIAIADVEKKPKADAKQEKGEKKSKPTPQNTEKIVETKIEAVPPKDVILYVPLGHRKEQMTLRPPRRFELNKGSKMYVPKGTYVVWGPIISLRLNELVIIRAPQRPMTDPTVVPWNYNKAVVTYKGKEALGEANETNPAEKYLNVGEVNNAKQKRFLIKKPVSAEEAKEFFRKMKIVNYEVIDQLRKSPSQVSLLSLLVSSTEHQKVLIETLNEAYVPIETIVEQLERMAERFFAVNQIS; via the exons ATGAGGAGCATAGCACAGAGCCTTAAGAATATACAAGGTTTGAGCAGACAAAAGAGTGCATACTACgctgatctatgcatgttcccacATGTGCATTTGCccctgggtttcaagaccccaaagttcgaaaaGTATGACGGGAATGAGGATCCCATAGCCCATCTCAAGAGGTACTGCAATCAATTGCGAGGGGCCGGCGAAAAAGAAAagctcctaatggcttatttcAGAGAGAGTCTAGTCGGCATtacatctgagtggtacatggatcagGACATGTCTCGTTGGCACatttgggatgatctagcccgagattttgtcaggcagtttcagtaTAACATAGACATAGCTCCCAACAGGAATTCTCTgtcgaatctcaagaagaagtcaTCGGAAAGTTTCCCAGAATATGTTGttaaatggcgcgaacaagcggccaggGTCAAACCCCCAATGGATGAAACAGAAATGGTGAGTGTCTTCCTACAATCCCAAGATGCTGACTACTTTCAGAATATGATGTCTGTAATGGGGAAACCGTTTGTTGAGGCCATCAAGATTGGTGAGATGGTcaagaatggtctgaaaacaagGTGCATATTGAGCCAATCTGCCATAAGAGCTACATCCCAAGCAATTCAAGGCGGGTCCGGAGGTGTAGCaaacagaaaaaagaaagaagaggtggCAATGGCAGCCTCAA AGCAAAAACAAATAGTGTTGAAGGATGAAGAAATTCCTAATGTGTCCAACAACCCATTACCAGCTCACAACAATGGGCCCGTTATTGGGATGATTtgcgaagataaagagtttgatcctaccttgaaagccatcattgcaatcgCTGACGTCGAGAAAAAGCCAAAGGCTgatgcaaagcaagaaaagggggagaagaaaagtaaacccacccctcaaaacacagaaaaGATAGTGGAAACCAAAATTGAGGCAGTACCCCCGAAAGATGTCATTCTTTATGTTCCCCTGGGTCACAGAAAAGAACAAATGACATTGAGacctccaagaaggtttgagctgaaCAAGGGGTCAAAGATGTACGTGCCTAAAGGGACCTATGTGGTATGGGGGCCAATAATTTCACTAAGGCTGAATGAGCTTGTTATTATCCGTGCACcgcagaggcccatgacagaCCCCACTGTCGTCCCGTGGAATTATaacaaggcggtagtaacctacaaaggaaaagaggCCCTAGGAGAAGCAAATGAAACTAACCCAGCTGAGAAATACCTTAATGTGGGAGAAGTGAACAATGCCAAGCAGAAACGCTTCCTGATCAAAAAGCCAGTTAGTGCCGAAGAAGCAAAAGAGTTCTTCCGAAAAATGAAAATTGTGAACTATGAGGTAATAGACCAACTTCGGAAGTCTCCTTCACAAGTTTCACTCCTGTCTCTGCTGGTAAGCTCAACcgagcatcagaaagtgttgatagAAACCCTCAACGAAGCTTATGTTCCAATTgaaaccattgttgaacaactggagaggatggcagaaagattcttcgcagtCAATCAGATTTCCTAG
- the LOC138878259 gene encoding uncharacterized protein, producing MAIDHDVEELLIMGDSDLIIPQAQGEWETRDVKLIPYRQHVEDISKRHGYCNTVEAEPNVQPWYRDIKRFLKMKEYPDQASGHQKRTIRRIASGFLLSGEVLYKRTPDLNLLRCVDVKEA from the exons atggcaatcgaccacgatgtggaagaattgttaatcatgggagattcggacttGATTATCCCACAagctcagggtgaatgggaaactcgggatgtcaagcttattccctacagacaacatgtggaagatattagcaagcg GCATGGTTACTGTAATACGGTTGAGGCGGAACcaaatgttcagccatggtatcgTGACATCAAGAGATTTCTGAAAATGAAAGAATATCCTGATCAAGCCAGCGGacaccaaaagagaaccattagacggatTGCAAGCGGTTTCTTATTGAGCGGtgaggtcttgtacaaaaggactccagatctcaacttgttaagatgtgttgatgtCAAAGAGGCCtga